From a single Brassica rapa cultivar Chiifu-401-42 chromosome A01, CAAS_Brap_v3.01, whole genome shotgun sequence genomic region:
- the LOC117127990 gene encoding vacuolar-processing enzyme delta-isozyme-like, which yields MSYFLHPQTQTLIRKRLKEIFYINELYTTVFKNINRKRKKKQFFRSLITTMSFLGHLQVLVFLYALLLFSAESRKTQLFDTESSADDGAEHENYGDKVDARDIPLLYLETKIQNAPVGSPQRQEAQKNLLEEINHRKQIDQNIIEILRLSLKKTDVLDLLTSTRTTGQPVVDDWDCYKTLVKSFKNQCGAKMEYDMKYAGALANICNMGVDVKKSVAAIEEACAH from the exons ATGAGTTACTTTTTGCATCCACAGACTCAAACTTTAATACGCAAACGACTCAAagaaattttctatataaacgAGTTATATACTACGGTATTCAAGAACATCAAccgcaagagaaaaaaaaaacagttcttTAGAAGTCTTATTACGACAATGTCTTTTCTTGGTCATTTACaagttcttgtttttctttatgcTCTGCTTCTTTTCTCAGCAGAATCTCGCAAAACCCAACTATTTGATACAGAATCTAGCGCTGATGATGGTGCTGAACACGAAAACTACGGGGATAAG GTCGATGCGCGAGATATCCCTCTGTTATATCTCGAGACGAAG ATTCAAAACGCTCCTGTGGGGTCACCTCAAAGACAAGAAGCTCAGAAGAATCTGCTTGAGGAAATAAATCACAGGAAACAAATCGATCAGAACATTATAGAGATTCTTAGACTTTCACTCAAAAAAACCGATGTCTTAGATCTCTTAACTTCCACAAGAACAACAGGACAACCTGTTGTAGATGATTGGGACTGCTACAAGACTCTG GTTAAAAGTTTCAAGAATCAATGTGGAGCAAAGATGGAATACGATATGAAGTATGCAGGAGCACTTGCCAATATCTGCAATATGGGAGTGGATGTGAAGAAAAGTGTTGCAGCTATTGAAGAAGCTTGTGCCCATTAA